TGCAAGCTCCACAGCACGGCAGAGGGCGCGAGCACCAACTTTGCGTCCATTAACTGCTCAGAGCCTCAGAGCATCAGGTGCGCTTCAGCGTCTAGCCATTTGGCGGCTTGGGCTTTCTGCGTGGGTGCCGCATCCTCTCCCTCCCACCTTTGCTTCCATTCCATCCCCATCACCGCAGCCTTTTTTTTTTGCCTCGCATCATCGCCATGTTGCTTTAAAGTTCAAAACTTGCGGGGTTGGGGAGGAACGGAGTCTTAAGATGAGCGGTGTCGGTGTCGTCCTTAAGGTGGACGTCAACGGCGAGGAGCTCTTCTTCGTTGATAAGGTGCGGTGCGGTGCGGCTCCCTCTTAGCTTGTGTTCACGTTCTTGCTTCCTCTTCCTCCTCCATGGATGATTATGCCATTTTAAGGTCTCTTCTTGCTCTGCTCTCAACTCTGGTGTGTTTATGTTTCTCTCCAtacacggcggcggcggcatgaTGATGTCGATGCTTTTGGTTTTGGTGCTGTACTCTTTCCCAGATTGGCAGCTTGCTGCCCACAGCCTAGCGGCCGGCTCTCTCTATTTTTGGACTCACTGTTGTCTAGCCGCTTGTTTCTTGTGGACACCTTACCTTAGCCTTGGGGGATGAGTGATGCTTGGCAGCTTGCCATATCATATCCTGCTGGAATCGAACCGGCTTCTGATTCTTCCTTCTTGTAGTTTACCTTGGCATCGTCTTCCCCAATTCGGTCGCGTCCAACCCTTCCTCTCTGGCCTTATTCCGACGTTTTCCTCTTGATTTGTACCCCCGTCGCAGGTTTCCGAGACGTGTGCGGCTTGTCACACTCACACCCCGATGGTTGGTTCCCTGCCAGTCTCCGACTGCTAGTTCCTATTTCGCCTCATGGCTTGAAAATCCTTGCCTTGTCTGTCGTCCCATCACTTCTAGCCTGCCGTTTTGTGGGTCAAGACATCGATAGCATGTTTGTCACACGCCACCCTGATATTTCCACTCATTATTATGCTAACCTGCAACCATGCTTCCACATAATTTGTGTCGACGAATCACTCAGATTCATCACCCTGCACTTTTTTTTGTTCTTGTTTCTGTTCCTCTGGAATTTTACTGACCGCGCTGTTTCTGAGAGGTGGCGGGAAGGGCAGAGCAGCACGTCGCGACTCTTTTTCTTTACACACAGTGATGTGAAGCTGTGTCCGTTTCCCCATCGCTGTCATCAATGAGCTCGCACCATGCCTGGTCCTTCCGTTCATATTAATGGCGTAACTGTACCGAGCATTTCCCGCACCCGCTAACGTTCTTCTCCGTCCTCCCGCTCCATTCCTCCACTGCTGGGCGTTAATGGCGTAAACAGCTGCCTATAGCTCATCTTCTTGGCCGTTTTCTATGCGAGGTTTAATGCCCGTTTGGTCACTACGACTTCCCCCCAGGCCCCCATTGAAGAAGCTTGCTACACTCTGCTCCGCAAAGAGAGAGACCTGATCTTCTTGGCGTCGGTGTTTAATTTGGATTCTTGCAAGTGGGTGGCGTCTCGCGTTCTTGCGGGCTTGTGCTTCTTTAATGCGCTGACGCTTCTTGTCCTGAATTGCCGTTGCGTTTTTTGGATACGAATTGCCGGACGTTCTTGCGCGTTTCTGCGGTAGGATCAGGAGGCTGGTGGTCGCCGGCGCAGCGTCTGCGAGGCGGCATCCGAGGCCGAGGGTACCACTGCACGGATTCCCCGGTGGCCCCGAGGCGTTCGAGCTCGTCGCGAGGTTCTGCTACGCTGACGGCGGACGCGGCGGGGCGGTGACCGCGGCCAACGCGTGCGCGCTGCGGTGCGCGGCGGAGTTCCTGGACATGGCGGCGGCCGCAGAcgcgcccgcgcccgaggccgcgtCCACGGCCGCGCCGAGCCTGGTGCGGATGACGGAGAAGGCGCTCGAGGAGATGCCGCACTGGCCGTGGCACGCCGTCGTGGACGCCGTGAAGCAGTGCCAGCGCCGCCTGCTCCCGCTCGCGGACTCCACCGGCGCGTTCGACGCGGCCGTGGCCGCGCTGGTGTCCCAGATGGCCGTGCCCCCGCCGGCCGGGGACGCCACGCCCACGGGCTCCTCGCCGGAGAGCACGGCGTTCCGCTTCTCGTGCGACACCAAGAGCAGCGGCCTAAGCCTGCGCGGCGGGTCCTGCGTCAGCCGCACCTGGTGGTTCGAGGACCTCGTCGCGCTCGCCCCCGCCACGGTGGAGCGCGTCGCCTCGGCGCTCGTGGCCAGGGGCACCGACCACGGCGTCGTCGCCCGGTTCCTCTTCTACTACCTCAAGTGCCGCATCGCCGGCGCGAGCGCCGACGACAAGAAGGCGATGCTGGAGGCGTCGGTCGCCGTCATGGCCAGCCTCGACCGGAGCGCGGTCTCCTTCAAGGGCCTCTTCGGCATCCTGAGGGTGGCCGCGCCGCTGAGGCTAGCCGACGCGTGCCAGGACCGGCTCGTCGCCATGATCGGCCGCAAGCTGGACCACGCGACGCTCGATAACCTGCTCGTCCCAGCGCCGCCAGGGACGGCCAGCCTGTACGACGTGAGTCTGGTGCTCAGGTTCTTGGCCGCGTTCCTCCGCGGCGGCGCCAGCGACGAGCCGGCGAAGCTGAAGAAGGTGGGCGGGCTCACGGACCTGTACCTGGCCGAGGTCGCTCCGGACCCGTCCCTTCGCCCGGCCAAGTTCCTGGATCTCGCTACCGCGCTACCGGCTCCGGCGAGGGACTGCCACGACGCGCTGTATCGCGCCATCGACGTTTATTTCCAGGTAATTTACTAGTACTAACTACGTAACATTCCATTCCGACAACGTCCTAATTTCGACAGCATTTCACATTTACTTCGCATTAACTCTGCTTAGATTAGACAACAATTACTACTGCGCATTAATTGCCAGCATGTCAGTGCTTCCTCTGAATCCTATATATTCCTATGTATGCATGTTCTCTGAACCAATTGATTGGCCAGCAAGATAGAAATGACCGTTTACTGCTAGTATCATATTAATGTTCATCGTGTCAGGTTCACGGGCGACTGACGGACGAGGAGAAGATGAACATCTGCAGGGGGCTCAGCTACGAGAAGCTATCGCCGGAATGCTGCAAGCACATGTTGCGGAACGGCGAGTTCCCGACCACGGCGGCGGTGCAAGCGCTGGCATCGCAGCACACGGTGTTGAAGAGCGTCGTGCTGCGCGAACCGGGCCAACTGAAGTCCGTGTCGCCATCCCCTACCGCTTCCACGGGAAAGCGCCGCGACGGCtatgacgacgacaatggcggcggcGAGAACGACGGGCAGGTGATCCTGTACGCGAGACGGCTGGACCTGTCGGTGGAGAACCAGAACCTGCGGTCGCTCCTTGACGGGATGCACTGGCGGGTGGTGGAGCTGGAGAAGGTGTGCAGCCGGATGAAGACGCGGATGAGCAAGATGAAGCAGGCcaggagaggcggcggcggccgcaCCGCCAGGTCGCTCCCTAGGATGTGTTCTTGATCCAGCTCGCCCTGCCACTAGCGCTTAGCGGTGATCGCAACACTGTACCATAGCGACGATGTACATACTCTAGTTGCTAGGAATCAATCAAAAGCGGATCGCAGCTGGGATCTGTCCGGACATGCGCTGCGCGGCCGGCCGATCCGGCGCCGGCGGGAGCCACAGCATCCACAAGATGCGCTAGCTATGGTAGCATTAATAACTAACTGCTCGCACCGATCCCACCTACGTCACCTCATCCCCAGTCCCCCACCCTAgctgccgcgccgccgccgctgctctTCTGGTGTGCTGTAGCTGTAGACTGTAGAGCTTGCCGGACTGCATCCGTGCGTGCGTTCTCGCACTCGCAGGCAGAGCATTATTGCATtggcatgccatgccattatgccAAGCCAGAACCGTACGGGGCCTGGCCGGCCGTGCAGCGCCACCGTGACGACGAAGCATGAATGAATGAACCGGTAGCTCCATCCTGCATCTGCACTGCACTGCACGGGCGCTCTGCGAGCCCTGCTGGTCGGTACGATACGAACCACACGTTGTACGTCTACAGAGTACGGGCTTTGGCCGCCATTGTTAACCCTTTTGAAATGCCAAAATTTTCCTAGACTGCTACTAGTGGCTTCGAGATTCTCGTCACACTAGTGGCTTGCGGGTGACGTAAACTGTGGCGGATCCCATTCCCGTGCGTGCCCATGCACATGCAGGTTGACATCGGAATTAGCGGTCCTCAGACCGTGGGATTCCTTTAACCATCAATCaaatctatactacctattaaggctctaaggggtaggctgcctcccctggttctgccttcCATGAATCTACGCCGTCCATCTATATCATCAAATCTACACCGTCCGTCCGTGCGCTTCGTCGCCCCGCCTGATCCGCCAACATCCCACGTCCGTTCGTGCGCCCCGACCCCCCGCCTCACCGGCTCACCCGCCCCCGCTCAAACCGCGCTCGCTCGCCCACCCTGCAACCCTAGCCTCCGCTCCCCTCTTCCTCGACACCACACACACGGGCGCGGGCGTGGAGACCGACCACCACGGCACCACCTCCTCCTCCGGTTGCCTCCGGCCTCGCCATCCCTCTGTCCTCATCCCCGCGCCCCCGCCCACGCTCGCCCGTGATCCTCGCAAACAACGCTTGGACGCGCCGGTGAGGTGGACGAGAGGCggagtcggcggcggcggcgatggcgggCGGCGGCGATGGCGGGCGGCGGCGGGGAGCGAGACGCGGACGAGGAGACGTGGAACCAGATGATGCAGAACCTATTCGGAGACCAGTCGGAGGAAGAGGACGATGCGGACGACGACGTCGTCGATGAGGACGACGGCCAGCAGCAACAGCTGCAGTCACCCCCGCACCACCACCACGAGATAGAGGACGACGCCGATGAAGACGGCGACGACGCCCGCAGCGACGCGCCTGCCCGCCACGGCGGATACCACTCGGTAAGCCTGCCCGTCTCCTTCCCCGCCGCGATTCCGATTCGCCTCGACAGCTTTGCTGTTCCCCGTCGAACCTGCCTGGGGCTGGGCAGGGCTTAGGTTTTCGGATTCGTTCGTGGGACTCGGGGATGCAGTTTTTTTTTGTACGGGGAGTTGTACAGTCGGTGCGGAATTGTTAGAATTATGCTGAGATTTGGAGACGCGCTTGATTTTGTTTTATTGTGTACATGCAGAGAGAGGTTGATGAATCCATGAATTTGTTTGCCTTATATTGACTCCAAGTCCAGTCCTCTGTTCTACTAAACCCAAACACTAGAAAAAAATTGGAGTTTCAGGTTCACAAGGTCTAGACACGTGCTTCATTGCATTTACAGGAGTATAGCACATGTTTTCTCTGTCATGTTTTGCTTTACAAGTTTCATTGCTACTCAGTTGGGTTTAGGAAAACTGTAGTTTAGTTGATTTCTGCAAGCGCACCAACCTGTGAGTTACTAAACTGTAAATCTATTTACATTTTTGGGAAATTTTGAGCGATATCAATTGATCTTAACAACACCGGACCTATTCTGCTGAGAATTTGGGCCACCGTGCTGTTCCCCGTCCTCATCCGCGCGCCCCCGCCCACGCTCGCCCGTGATCTCCGCCGCCGCGTCTTCACCACCCTCACTCGTGATCTCCGCCGCCGTCCGCACTTGGGTCAGGTCAGATCTGCGTTTGGTGGCCATCCCCATCTTCATCCTcttccgcgcgcccacgcccactCTTCATCCTATTTCCGACATGGGGGAGGACGACAAGGTCATTGTCGAGCGTTGTGCCAGGGAACGGAGTCGCCCACTGACAGCTCCTCACCACCGACAGGAAGCAGCTCGTGGAGATGCTCAAGCGGTCACCCTATTTCCTCTCCACCCACGTCCACCTCTAGGTCCGCGCGGGCGACCAATCCAACGAGGCACCGTTCTCCCCATCAAGGTAACCTAGATTTTCTCCTATTCCCACCAAATACTGCATCGGTTACCTACATCGCACATGGAAATAGGAGCAACTTCTTTGGGTTTGGTCGGCTGAGAGCTGGTGGTGTGCTAACCTTGTGTAGTCATGATTTCTGATGATGAGAGACACTGATGAAATATTCGACAAAAAGTTGTACTCATTTTCTACTGTCATCATCTCATTAAGGTGATTGCAATGTACAGGGTTTCATGACAAATGCTGTGAAAAGACAGATGAGACTTCAATATCTTCTGCTCAGCTAAGCCCGCTTGGTACATATTCACTACGCCTTTTAATTTTAATGATATACATTGCTTACAGATACATTGCTTACAGATACATTGCTTACATATCTAATGTCTTTTATGGGACATCTTAGCCACTACGACCAAGACGACCCTAACCTCACAATGACGTGTTGTTGTTCTAAAAAATGCATCCAAAACAGTTTCTTCTTTATAGTTTGTAGACATTAGGTGGCTATACACTTTCTGTCTTGATTATACAATGAAGCCTTTAGCCAATCTTATGGTACTTGTGAGACTAATAAAAGGTGGCTATGTTTTATGTAGATAAAACATAGTACCAAACATTAATGGCTTCAAGGCTAGCAAATGTTCGAGGACACTTGATCTGCACCAATGAGGTACAACCTTGCACTTTCCAAGTATGGATCAATATTTCATTCAGCAATTAAATAGCATGAATGTGTAGTTGACattttttctccttttattaGTCTCATGAACTCTCAATTCTTATTAGTGGTACTTGTGAGTGAAGTGCCTCCCTTCGTTTATATTTGCGGAGCAAGTTAAATCCCACGATTTTTTGTTGACGCAGGTTCCTGGATCTGAACAAGCCTGGCACAAAAATTAGGAAAATAACAAAGCACGGTTGGGATGGGGATGGGACGATTCTGATATGAATGATTGAATTGCCGCTCATCTTACCTGACAGATCGGTAAATATCTCTCGCTCATTGGTACCGTTCTTTATTAGACGTGCAGGTACCGTTCTTTATTAGATCAGTTTTATATATACGATGATATTACTTTTTTGCATGTCTGGTCTTCTGCCATTGGTTTTGGTTTAGGGAAGAGATGCTCTAATACTTGATGTCAAACATAGCTTGAAACTCTACATTACCAAGATGCACTAAGATGGCTCCTTGCATAGATGTGTAATTCTACAAATGTTCTTCTTTTGGACTCTTGAATGATAAGCCCAGCGCGGTggtgagaagtcttttcactgaGCCAAAGGTCCTGGTTTGACGCTGCCTCCTTGCAAAAATGCAGGGGTAAGGCTTGCCTCAATTTTTCTTCTTCCTGAGACCCTACTCATGTGGGAGCCACCAACACTGGGTCTGTCATTTTTTTTGGCCTTTTGTCCAAGCCTTTAGAACAGGATTTTCTATTTTAGTATCATGATATTGCTTGATCGTGGGATATTTCACTATGCCCTATTGTTGTTATAAGTATGATCTTGACATGGCATAACTACATCCTCAAGTCATCTATTGGATCTCTCGCTATGCATTTGAGTTAGTTGAGTATGATCTTGGCAAAGCATAACAACATGGCATAACTACATACCATATATCTTCTTTTAGCCAGGAATGGTGTCTTACTGTATCTTTGCTTGCTTCATGTGTTTGTCAGCAACATGCTTTATTCCATGGTAGAATATCAGAATGTTGTTTTCAAACAAATAATGCAATAATTACACATTTAATGCTTAGTTATGGCGATGGAATCCCAAACAGAGGCACTCGGCCAGTTAGCAACTGATGATTTATTAGAAGAAAAGGTAAAAATAAACATTTACAAACCAATATAAATACTTGCCTTGTGCTAATATCACATGACTGTCTCTATTTATTGGTGAACAGTTAGCACTGCTTGAGACTTCATCTGTTGATGATGATCTTTCACAACTGAAAAAGGAATTGTCTGGAAGCTCTTTGGTATGTATTGTTATCTGGGTTATCAAATTAGAATTCTAACGATTGAAGCTAATGAGATACCTGCTGTCTATTTATTTCAGTAAATATTCATTCTAGCTGCTGACCTTTCATCTGATGATTTATTTCAGTAACAGTTAACAATTGAAGCTAATGCGATATCTGCTTGTTCACAAAATAGAACAACATGATGTTATTTTGGTGCACATTTACTGGATATATTTTTGTTCTAAAAAAAGACATTGATTAAATGTATAGAGTATGGATTACAATCTGTAGACAGCCAGCAAATTTTTTGTCCTTCTAGAATAGTTTACTCTATCCATCTTCTATAGTCCCCATTGATTCAGAGTTACTTTTGTTGTTTTGGTCAATCCCCATGAGGTGGAGTTCACCTTTAGAATTTATTCCTTTTGAGTTCTTCATGTTATACTGGGTCATAACCTAATGCCTATTCATATTTCAGGACATGGGAGAACCTGGAACAGCTGTGGAGGTTCGAGCATTTACTACATTTTCCCTTAAAAATATTACAAACCTTATTTGGTCTCCTTCAGTCTACTGAAGTGTAACGACCTGTAGTTAATTGAAGCTCATTTCTTCCCCTGAGATGATTTCCCCTTTTCTATCATAACCTTGGTTATTTATCTGTCACACTAACATTGCTATCAGAATGCTACTATTTGTACAAATAGAAGATATAATGCGGACTACACTACCTGGGCTTATTTCATCGCCTTTGCTATAACTCAGGGGCACATTATGGAAGGTGATCCTGAACTTATTGATGATTCTGAGTTTTATCAACAACTTCTCAAGTAGTTCCTTGAGTCATGTGATAGAGGGGCATCAGGTTAGTTCATTTTAACTATTGaacttattattatttatttacaCACAGTTGTATTCGATCCCGAATCCGAttgaaatacattagggtaggatacaggatGACATACTATCCATCTATATCCGTCCGTTTTCACCCTAGAATTTATTTATATATCAACATGCATACTGAAACATGGTTCATCCTTGATCTTTGTTCTAACTGAATTGATGGTCTCTGGCCACAATATAACTATGGGGGCTGACCAACATGAGGCATTGAGGCAGACCAACAAATCAACATAAATAAGGTGCTAGCTTCTCAAACTTTTTTTAGAATGAGATATATGAACTGTATGTCATGTCAGTGTGATTAATTTTGCCATGTTACAGATCATAGTGTTGACACCAATACTCGAGAAATACTAGAAATCCCTGTACTGTGGTTTTTCTTCAACCTGCTTTGGTGGCAGGGTGCCATTTTAGGAGCATATGAGGTGGCTGATTCTGACTCCCACTGAATAAAGCTCAGTATCTGCTAAGAACTACTCCCATTATGCTTACACAGAAATGCTTCTGATATAATTAATAGCATCAATCCCCTGCAGTATCTGGTACCGCATTACAAGACTTGTTATGGTTACAAATTATGACTGCAAGTCCCTTATAACCTAGGGCGAAAGTGGAATATAGAAAGAGCTAATCTCTCAATATAACCAGTAGCTGGTGTTTACATCAGCAACATGTTCTCAGTTGACATGGATTTGGAATTTTGGATAGTGTATAATTATGTAATTTTGGTTTGCATATATTCAAGACTGCAACTAGCACAGTGCATATAACTTACTCGGTCCTAATGGTAATTTCAAAAGCTTGGTATATTTATAAGGAAAAATTCAGAATTTCATCTCGACCTTGAAAAATGTGCAAAATATCATAGCTTGTAGACTGTTATTTAGAGCTCAATTAGTACAATGCAtgtgcgttgcgacggcacacAATTATATTTGATACCCATAAAAAATAAGTGAACATATGGTCCATATATCAGATATTAAACTGATAAGAACAAATATTACACCTTATCTTAGTCAAAAGGCCGAGAAAGGTATAGGTCGCTCGGTCGCTCGTCCTCCTCCATCTAGCGAATTGGTACTATGTGGGAGCGTTGCACTGCGAGTGGCGGCTTCCTATCATATTGGGCTTGGGTGGTTTCTCAAGGCCCATCTGTACTGTAACGACTCATTGTTAGGTGAGAAGTGGGGAAGAATAATAGACCTATGCGCTTCGCACGAGACGCTCGACGCacgaaactgatgctttaatagAGTAGAGATTAAACGATTTCTTACAAAGTTTTGATTTACTGATTCTGTTCAATAAGTTTTTCTATTTTTCCAACAGAttgtgagtaggattaagaaagagTGCCCTAATGTACCCCTTGTGTTGTATATAAATGGAAATGGAGGTTTGCTTGAGCGCATGAAGAACACAGGAGTTGATGTTATTGGGCTTGACTGGACAGTGGACATGACTGATGGAAGGAGGCGCCTTGGTAATGGCATTAGTGTACAAGGGAATGTTGATCCAGCATTTTTGTTCTCACCATTACCAGTACTGACTGATGAAATTCATAGGTTAGTAAAGGCTCAAAGATTTCCATTTAATTTATGTTATTTTGTGTTTTTGCTTAATGCTCATATGCAATTCATTAATGAGATCACCTCAAGTGCTGCTTGAGCAGTATATTATACATCTTCATGTCAGGTACGATTGGTTGCCTGCACTATGATAAACCTGCATTACACCCTATGCAGCATAACCTTAGCCTTTATAACTGCATGCAATGAGGTGTGTTTTGGTTTGATTGTCTACCTTTTTCATCGTTGGAGACTGTCTGGTTGCTTGCATGGAGTTGGATGCAGTCACCTCTTTGTTACTGTGGTTGGCCTAAACTCTATCACCTCATTCATTCTTCAACCTCTGTCTCCCTCATCTTTTCTGACTTCCTACGTTATACAACATGAACTACATCATTGCCACCTCCGTCCCACAAAATCCAAAGCGGCAGGCcttgtccttttgctctctctgcCCCTCCTGCTAATCACAAATCGTCTCCTTGGAAAACACCGATGCGAGCACTGAAGTCAGGCGGCAGGCACCGGCATGACACTGACCAGCCGAACACCGATGAGTGGCAAGTTGGGGGACGAGGAGCGAGGATATCAGCCGTTGCGGTGAAGGTCGTGGGAGGTGAGCCTCACTTAGTCACTTAGAAGGGTGGCTTGTGCAGGCCTGCTGCCTGCAGCCGGTATGTTGCATATGTAAGTCCAACCATCCAAACAAAGGCCACCTGCACTACGGTGCTGTGGATAGATCCTTTATGAACCACCAATCATCCCGGTCCTGTATTTGTGTTACACCATCGTAACGTGATCTTCTCAGTAGTTATCAATCTTTGATCATGCTGTACACTTTGCAAAGCTTATTTCTGATGCAAACCTTCAGTTGTGCAGTTCTTCACTAAGCCTAAGGATCACAAGGTACTGATCTTTTCCCTACAAACCCGAGTTGTTTTAGTTCCATTTATATTTATTTTGGTTTGGTCTTGGGTCATCAGTTAAGTTCCTGAACTAATGGCTATTTTTTGGTTTTGGATATTTCGGTTTCAA
This portion of the Zea mays cultivar B73 chromosome 2, Zm-B73-REFERENCE-NAM-5.0, whole genome shotgun sequence genome encodes:
- the LOC103157008 gene encoding putative phototropic-responsive NPH3 family protein isoform X1, translated to MAAAADAPAPEAASTAAPSLVRMTEKALEEMPHWPWHAVVDAVKQCQRRLLPLADSTGAFDAAVAALVSQMAVPPPAGDATPTGSSPESTAFRFSCDTKSSGLSLRGGSCVSRTWWFEDLVALAPATVERVASALVARGTDHGVVARFLFYYLKCRIAGASADDKKAMLEASVAVMASLDRSAVSFKGLFGILRVAAPLRLADACQDRLVAMIGRKLDHATLDNLLVPAPPGTASLYDVSLVLRFLAAFLRGGASDEPAKLKKVGGLTDLYLAEVAPDPSLRPAKFLDLATALPAPARDCHDALYRAIDVYFQVHGRLTDEEKMNICRGLSYEKLSPECCKHMLRNGEFPTTAAVQALASQHTVLKSVVLREPGQLKSVSPSPTASTGKRRDGYDDDNGGGENDGQVILYARRLDLSVENQNLRSLLDGMHWRVVELEKVCSRMKTRMSKMKQARRGGGGRTARSLPRMCS